Proteins found in one Crassostrea angulata isolate pt1a10 chromosome 3, ASM2561291v2, whole genome shotgun sequence genomic segment:
- the LOC128176756 gene encoding signal recognition particle 14 kDa protein-like: protein MVLLENDTFLTELTKMFQKGKSSGSLSLTMKRYDGRTKPEPRKGNLPEPQEYKCLIRANLGNKKISTVINQKDVNKFQMAYANVLKGNMDGLKKKDKRSATKSKSKATQ, encoded by the exons ATGGTTCTGTTAGAAAATGACACG TTTTTGACCGAACTAACGAAGATGTTCCAAAAAGGAAAATCCTCCGGTTCTTTATCATTGACAATGAAAAGAT atGATGGAAGGACAAAGCCAGAACCTAGAAAAGGCAATCTTCCTGAGCCCCAAGAATATAAGTGTTTGATAAGGGCTAACTTGGGAAATAAGAAAATCAGTACAGTG attaatCAGAAAGATGTCAACAAATTTCAAATG gCCTATGCAAATGTTCTAAAAGGCAATATGGATggtttgaagaaaaaagacaaacGGTCAGCCACTAAATCCAAGTCGAAGGCAACGCAATAA